The following coding sequences are from one Acipenser ruthenus chromosome 7, fAciRut3.2 maternal haplotype, whole genome shotgun sequence window:
- the LOC117415059 gene encoding bestrophin-3-like isoform X2, which produces MTVTYSSKVANATFFGFHRLLLRWRGSIYKLLYREFLVFVGLYTALSIIYRLFLSEKQKRYFEKASLYCDKYAEQIPVTFVLGFYVTLVVNRWWNQFVNLPWPDRLMFLVSGSVQGRDEHGRLLRRTLMRYVNLTSLLIFRSVSTAVCKRFPTMDHVVEAGFMTPEERKIFENLKSPHLKYWIPVAWFVTLVNKARKEGRIQDSVDLQTIMIVVTLAVYTFFFACLIGRQFLDSKQGYAGHDLDMYIPVFTFLQFFFYAGWLKVAEQLINPFGEDDDDFEINWCIDRNLQVSLLAVDEMHMNVPKMQKDIYWNDSDVCPPYTLAAADYCIPSFLGSTIDMGLSHNVFQQQEDAEMEELKQRCQESVLGRVRRILSVQEPLDSTLHRPSFYRRSSELSSVFFPFGDNIPHARRPFFVMEELGHRTHRSGSRDGNVALNVDHLSMLRETSSPDSPATHPSSSVFEEVPEVIVTPPDTNTDTIAGSSPGNRNAHKNMEENTPEGLRVREHVKKSSFSHRWSVPLLKKTRKSRRLSSQHSKESLRSLPSPKPLAERKRLYGADYDAAAEPLTARNVSQAGLRETDLLQSTSDENIDQTRD; this is translated from the exons ATGACCGTGACTTACTCCAGCAAGGTAGCCAATGCGACGTTCTTCGGGTTTCACAGACTGCTTTTGCGGTGGAGAGGCAGCATCTATAAACTGCTGTACCGCGAGTTTCTCGTCTTTGTAGGGCTGTACACCGCGTTGAGTATCATCTACAG ATTATttctttcagaaaaacaaaaacgttaCTTTGAAAAGGCGTCTCTTTACTGTGATAAATATGCTGAGCAAATCCCGGTAACGTTTGTGCTGG GTTTCTACGTGACGCTGGTGGTGAACCGCTGGTGGAACCAGTTTGTGAACCTGCCCTGGCCGGACCGGCTCATGTTCCTGGTCTCGGGCAGTGTGCAGGGCAGGGACGAGCACGGCCGGCTCCTGCGCAGGACCCTGATGCGCTATGTCAACCTTACCTCTCTGCTCATCTTCCGCTCTGTCAGCACGGCTGTCTGCAAGCGCTTCCCTACCATGGACCACGTGGTCGAAGCAG GGTTCATGACTCCCGAGGAGAGAAAGATTTTTGAAAACCTCAAGTCTCCCCATCTTAAATACTGGATCCCGGTGGCGTGGTTTGTGACCCTGGTGAACAAAGCGCGGAAGGAGGGGCGGATACAGGACAGCGTGGACCTGCAGACCATCATGATC GTTGTCACTCTAGCAGTGTACACCTTCTTCTTTGCCTGTCTGATAGGACGTCAGTTCTTGGACTCCAAGCAGGGCTATGCAGGTCATGACCTCGACATGTACATCCCTGTCTTCACTTTCCTGCAGTTCTTCTTTTATGCAGGCTGGCTGAAG GTGGCTGAGCAGCTTATAAACCCCTTTGGAGAAGATGACGATGACTTTGAGATTAACTGGTGCATAGACAGAAACCTGCAG GTTTCCCTTCTGGCTGTGGATGAAATGCACATGAACGTGCCGAAGATGCAGAAGGATATCTACTGGAACGACTCGGATGTGTGTCCGCCGTACACTCTAGCAGCGGCCGATTACTGCATCCCGTCTTTCCTGGGCTCCACCATCGACATGGG ACTGTCTCACAACGTGTTCCAGCAGCAGGAGGATGCTGAGATGGAGGAGTTGAAGCAGCGGTGTCAGGAATCAGTCCTGGGCAGAGTGCGGAGGATACTCAGCGTCCAGGAGCCCCTGGACTCCACCCTGCACAGACCCTCCTTCTATAGGAGGAGCAGCGAGCTGTCCAGCGTCTTCTTCCCCTTTGGGGACAACATCCCCCACGCCCGCCGGCCCTTCTTCGTCATGGAGGAGCTGGGCCACAGAACGCATCGCTCTGGCTCCCGGGACGGCAACGTGGCGCTGAACGTGGACCACCTGTCCATGCTGAGAGAGACGAGCAGCCCCGACTCCCCCGCCACGCATCCCTCCTCCTCGGTGTTCGAGGAAGTCCCCGAAGTCATCGTCACCCCGcctgacacaaacacagacacaatcgCTGGCTCATCACCAGGCAACCGGAACGCACACAAAAATATGGAGGAGAACACACCCGAGGGTTTGAGGGTGAGAGAGCACGTGAAGAAATCCTCCTTCAGCCACAGGTGGAGCGTCCCCCTGCTCAAGAAGACAAGGAAGAGCCGGCGGCTCTCCAGTCAGCACTCGAAGGAGTCTCTGCGCAGTCTGCCAAGTCCCAAGCCGCTGGCGGAGAGGAAGCGTCTCTATGGGGCTGACTATGATGCTGCTGCTGAGCCTCTAACAGCTAGGAACGTGAGCCAAGCAGGGCTGCGGGAGACTGATCTCTTACAGTCAACCAGCGATGAGAATATCGATCAGACAAGAGATTAA
- the LOC117415059 gene encoding bestrophin-3-like isoform X1 → MTVTYSSKVANATFFGFHRLLLRWRGSIYKLLYREFLVFVGLYTALSIIYRLFLSEKQKRYFEKASLYCDKYAEQIPVTFVLGFYVTLVVNRWWNQFVNLPWPDRLMFLVSGSVQGRDEHGRLLRRTLMRYVNLTSLLIFRSVSTAVCKRFPTMDHVVEAGFMTPEERKIFENLKSPHLKYWIPVAWFVTLVNKARKEGRIQDSVDLQTIMIELNKFRSWCSTLFGYDWVGIPLVYTQVVTLAVYTFFFACLIGRQFLDSKQGYAGHDLDMYIPVFTFLQFFFYAGWLKVAEQLINPFGEDDDDFEINWCIDRNLQVSLLAVDEMHMNVPKMQKDIYWNDSDVCPPYTLAAADYCIPSFLGSTIDMGLSHNVFQQQEDAEMEELKQRCQESVLGRVRRILSVQEPLDSTLHRPSFYRRSSELSSVFFPFGDNIPHARRPFFVMEELGHRTHRSGSRDGNVALNVDHLSMLRETSSPDSPATHPSSSVFEEVPEVIVTPPDTNTDTIAGSSPGNRNAHKNMEENTPEGLRVREHVKKSSFSHRWSVPLLKKTRKSRRLSSQHSKESLRSLPSPKPLAERKRLYGADYDAAAEPLTARNVSQAGLRETDLLQSTSDENIDQTRD, encoded by the exons ATGACCGTGACTTACTCCAGCAAGGTAGCCAATGCGACGTTCTTCGGGTTTCACAGACTGCTTTTGCGGTGGAGAGGCAGCATCTATAAACTGCTGTACCGCGAGTTTCTCGTCTTTGTAGGGCTGTACACCGCGTTGAGTATCATCTACAG ATTATttctttcagaaaaacaaaaacgttaCTTTGAAAAGGCGTCTCTTTACTGTGATAAATATGCTGAGCAAATCCCGGTAACGTTTGTGCTGG GTTTCTACGTGACGCTGGTGGTGAACCGCTGGTGGAACCAGTTTGTGAACCTGCCCTGGCCGGACCGGCTCATGTTCCTGGTCTCGGGCAGTGTGCAGGGCAGGGACGAGCACGGCCGGCTCCTGCGCAGGACCCTGATGCGCTATGTCAACCTTACCTCTCTGCTCATCTTCCGCTCTGTCAGCACGGCTGTCTGCAAGCGCTTCCCTACCATGGACCACGTGGTCGAAGCAG GGTTCATGACTCCCGAGGAGAGAAAGATTTTTGAAAACCTCAAGTCTCCCCATCTTAAATACTGGATCCCGGTGGCGTGGTTTGTGACCCTGGTGAACAAAGCGCGGAAGGAGGGGCGGATACAGGACAGCGTGGACCTGCAGACCATCATGATC GAATTGAATAAGTTTAGATCGTGGTGTTCTACCCTATTCGGTTATGACTGGGTCGGCATTCCTCTTGTATACACACAG GTTGTCACTCTAGCAGTGTACACCTTCTTCTTTGCCTGTCTGATAGGACGTCAGTTCTTGGACTCCAAGCAGGGCTATGCAGGTCATGACCTCGACATGTACATCCCTGTCTTCACTTTCCTGCAGTTCTTCTTTTATGCAGGCTGGCTGAAG GTGGCTGAGCAGCTTATAAACCCCTTTGGAGAAGATGACGATGACTTTGAGATTAACTGGTGCATAGACAGAAACCTGCAG GTTTCCCTTCTGGCTGTGGATGAAATGCACATGAACGTGCCGAAGATGCAGAAGGATATCTACTGGAACGACTCGGATGTGTGTCCGCCGTACACTCTAGCAGCGGCCGATTACTGCATCCCGTCTTTCCTGGGCTCCACCATCGACATGGG ACTGTCTCACAACGTGTTCCAGCAGCAGGAGGATGCTGAGATGGAGGAGTTGAAGCAGCGGTGTCAGGAATCAGTCCTGGGCAGAGTGCGGAGGATACTCAGCGTCCAGGAGCCCCTGGACTCCACCCTGCACAGACCCTCCTTCTATAGGAGGAGCAGCGAGCTGTCCAGCGTCTTCTTCCCCTTTGGGGACAACATCCCCCACGCCCGCCGGCCCTTCTTCGTCATGGAGGAGCTGGGCCACAGAACGCATCGCTCTGGCTCCCGGGACGGCAACGTGGCGCTGAACGTGGACCACCTGTCCATGCTGAGAGAGACGAGCAGCCCCGACTCCCCCGCCACGCATCCCTCCTCCTCGGTGTTCGAGGAAGTCCCCGAAGTCATCGTCACCCCGcctgacacaaacacagacacaatcgCTGGCTCATCACCAGGCAACCGGAACGCACACAAAAATATGGAGGAGAACACACCCGAGGGTTTGAGGGTGAGAGAGCACGTGAAGAAATCCTCCTTCAGCCACAGGTGGAGCGTCCCCCTGCTCAAGAAGACAAGGAAGAGCCGGCGGCTCTCCAGTCAGCACTCGAAGGAGTCTCTGCGCAGTCTGCCAAGTCCCAAGCCGCTGGCGGAGAGGAAGCGTCTCTATGGGGCTGACTATGATGCTGCTGCTGAGCCTCTAACAGCTAGGAACGTGAGCCAAGCAGGGCTGCGGGAGACTGATCTCTTACAGTCAACCAGCGATGAGAATATCGATCAGACAAGAGATTAA
- the LOC117415059 gene encoding bestrophin-3-like isoform X3 — protein sequence MFLVSGSVQGRDEHGRLLRRTLMRYVNLTSLLIFRSVSTAVCKRFPTMDHVVEAGFMTPEERKIFENLKSPHLKYWIPVAWFVTLVNKARKEGRIQDSVDLQTIMIELNKFRSWCSTLFGYDWVGIPLVYTQVVTLAVYTFFFACLIGRQFLDSKQGYAGHDLDMYIPVFTFLQFFFYAGWLKVAEQLINPFGEDDDDFEINWCIDRNLQVSLLAVDEMHMNVPKMQKDIYWNDSDVCPPYTLAAADYCIPSFLGSTIDMGLSHNVFQQQEDAEMEELKQRCQESVLGRVRRILSVQEPLDSTLHRPSFYRRSSELSSVFFPFGDNIPHARRPFFVMEELGHRTHRSGSRDGNVALNVDHLSMLRETSSPDSPATHPSSSVFEEVPEVIVTPPDTNTDTIAGSSPGNRNAHKNMEENTPEGLRVREHVKKSSFSHRWSVPLLKKTRKSRRLSSQHSKESLRSLPSPKPLAERKRLYGADYDAAAEPLTARNVSQAGLRETDLLQSTSDENIDQTRD from the exons ATGTTCCTGGTCTCGGGCAGTGTGCAGGGCAGGGACGAGCACGGCCGGCTCCTGCGCAGGACCCTGATGCGCTATGTCAACCTTACCTCTCTGCTCATCTTCCGCTCTGTCAGCACGGCTGTCTGCAAGCGCTTCCCTACCATGGACCACGTGGTCGAAGCAG GGTTCATGACTCCCGAGGAGAGAAAGATTTTTGAAAACCTCAAGTCTCCCCATCTTAAATACTGGATCCCGGTGGCGTGGTTTGTGACCCTGGTGAACAAAGCGCGGAAGGAGGGGCGGATACAGGACAGCGTGGACCTGCAGACCATCATGATC GAATTGAATAAGTTTAGATCGTGGTGTTCTACCCTATTCGGTTATGACTGGGTCGGCATTCCTCTTGTATACACACAG GTTGTCACTCTAGCAGTGTACACCTTCTTCTTTGCCTGTCTGATAGGACGTCAGTTCTTGGACTCCAAGCAGGGCTATGCAGGTCATGACCTCGACATGTACATCCCTGTCTTCACTTTCCTGCAGTTCTTCTTTTATGCAGGCTGGCTGAAG GTGGCTGAGCAGCTTATAAACCCCTTTGGAGAAGATGACGATGACTTTGAGATTAACTGGTGCATAGACAGAAACCTGCAG GTTTCCCTTCTGGCTGTGGATGAAATGCACATGAACGTGCCGAAGATGCAGAAGGATATCTACTGGAACGACTCGGATGTGTGTCCGCCGTACACTCTAGCAGCGGCCGATTACTGCATCCCGTCTTTCCTGGGCTCCACCATCGACATGGG ACTGTCTCACAACGTGTTCCAGCAGCAGGAGGATGCTGAGATGGAGGAGTTGAAGCAGCGGTGTCAGGAATCAGTCCTGGGCAGAGTGCGGAGGATACTCAGCGTCCAGGAGCCCCTGGACTCCACCCTGCACAGACCCTCCTTCTATAGGAGGAGCAGCGAGCTGTCCAGCGTCTTCTTCCCCTTTGGGGACAACATCCCCCACGCCCGCCGGCCCTTCTTCGTCATGGAGGAGCTGGGCCACAGAACGCATCGCTCTGGCTCCCGGGACGGCAACGTGGCGCTGAACGTGGACCACCTGTCCATGCTGAGAGAGACGAGCAGCCCCGACTCCCCCGCCACGCATCCCTCCTCCTCGGTGTTCGAGGAAGTCCCCGAAGTCATCGTCACCCCGcctgacacaaacacagacacaatcgCTGGCTCATCACCAGGCAACCGGAACGCACACAAAAATATGGAGGAGAACACACCCGAGGGTTTGAGGGTGAGAGAGCACGTGAAGAAATCCTCCTTCAGCCACAGGTGGAGCGTCCCCCTGCTCAAGAAGACAAGGAAGAGCCGGCGGCTCTCCAGTCAGCACTCGAAGGAGTCTCTGCGCAGTCTGCCAAGTCCCAAGCCGCTGGCGGAGAGGAAGCGTCTCTATGGGGCTGACTATGATGCTGCTGCTGAGCCTCTAACAGCTAGGAACGTGAGCCAAGCAGGGCTGCGGGAGACTGATCTCTTACAGTCAACCAGCGATGAGAATATCGATCAGACAAGAGATTAA